The Amycolatopsis viridis genome window below encodes:
- a CDS encoding GNAT family N-acetyltransferase — translation MGSPGTPLVRPARPDDEAVIARLRHQSFSAPVDMALWLEYGHVLELDGSPVAALLARPCGQWFGGRPVPGVTISSVMVDLTRRGGGVMAHLLGPVLAHHAGAGAAIATLTPSAVAPYRRAGFEVSGFRYRHHVSPRALRPGQEMDDIRWFTASDADRLAEVYDALVRRSNGPIHRDAAWWRSHILPRVHSGETFAVVAVRQDAVTGYALWDQVSAPLGEFTFRHRVRAREIVWTTVPAARALLHALAQAGSPGEEISWFGGPSDGLATFFDAPVAMDWVHPWMTKILDHPAALTARGYHTTLDLTLTLGIQLETGAPARSLGLVVRDGRCQVGEAGTEPDVTVAARAFAALFTGRSTAQEALAMGQLKARSAAAVDHLDALFAGPSPWLFEHF, via the coding sequence GGTTGGAGTACGGCCACGTCCTCGAGCTCGACGGGAGCCCGGTGGCCGCGCTGCTGGCCCGGCCGTGCGGGCAGTGGTTCGGGGGCCGGCCCGTCCCGGGAGTCACGATCTCGTCGGTCATGGTCGACCTCACGCGCCGCGGCGGCGGGGTCATGGCGCACCTGCTCGGCCCCGTCCTCGCGCACCACGCCGGGGCCGGGGCCGCCATCGCCACCCTGACCCCGTCCGCCGTGGCGCCGTACCGCCGGGCCGGGTTCGAGGTCAGCGGCTTCCGGTACCGGCACCACGTGTCGCCCCGGGCTCTGCGGCCCGGCCAGGAGATGGACGACATCCGCTGGTTCACCGCGAGCGATGCGGACCGGCTCGCCGAGGTGTACGACGCGCTCGTCCGGCGCAGCAACGGTCCGATCCACCGGGATGCGGCCTGGTGGCGGAGCCACATCCTGCCCCGCGTGCACTCCGGCGAGACGTTCGCGGTGGTCGCCGTCCGACAGGACGCGGTGACCGGCTACGCGCTGTGGGACCAGGTGAGCGCACCGCTCGGCGAGTTCACCTTCCGGCACCGGGTCCGGGCGCGCGAGATCGTGTGGACGACGGTCCCGGCGGCCCGCGCCCTGCTGCACGCCCTCGCGCAGGCCGGGTCGCCGGGCGAGGAGATCTCCTGGTTCGGCGGTCCGTCGGACGGGCTGGCGACCTTCTTCGACGCCCCGGTGGCGATGGACTGGGTCCACCCGTGGATGACGAAGATCCTCGACCACCCGGCCGCGCTCACCGCGCGCGGCTACCACACCACCCTGGACCTGACCCTCACGCTGGGCATCCAGCTCGAGACGGGTGCTCCCGCCCGCAGCCTGGGACTCGTAGTGCGGGACGGCCGGTGCCAGGTCGGGGAAGCCGGCACCGAGCCGGACGTGACGGTGGCGGCCCGCGCGTTCGCGGCCCTCTTCACCGGCCGGTCGACCGCGCAGGAGGCACTGGCGATGGGGCAGCTCAAGGCGCGCTCCGCAGCGGCCGTGGACCATCTCGACGCCCTGTTCGCGGGCCCCAGTCCATGGCTGTTCGAGCACTTCTGA
- a CDS encoding TetR/AcrR family transcriptional regulator gives MPRPTRVHEIVAAATKLFSELGFQGTSVRAIAEAAGMQSGGLYSHFPSKEALLHHIVIETHKRQRAAVVEVQESDLEPEAKFRAAFLAHVSSNFEVGAASAPRIFLTEWRHLTGQELEDVLDQRRAYEQLWDDIIGEAIDAGVFRKNMDPHTARLITLSVGNWAIMWFNPKGRQSVREVFGKVADEMLQGFLAP, from the coding sequence GTGCCCCGTCCGACCCGTGTCCACGAAATCGTCGCCGCCGCCACGAAGTTGTTCAGCGAACTGGGGTTCCAGGGAACGTCGGTGCGGGCGATCGCCGAGGCGGCCGGCATGCAGTCGGGCGGGCTCTACTCGCACTTCCCCTCCAAAGAGGCGCTGCTGCACCACATCGTGATCGAGACGCACAAGCGCCAGCGGGCCGCTGTCGTCGAGGTCCAGGAGAGCGACCTCGAACCGGAGGCGAAGTTCCGGGCCGCCTTCCTGGCGCACGTGTCGTCCAACTTCGAGGTGGGCGCGGCGTCGGCCCCGCGGATCTTCCTGACCGAGTGGCGGCACCTGACCGGCCAGGAGCTCGAGGACGTGCTCGACCAGCGGCGGGCGTACGAGCAGCTCTGGGACGACATCATCGGCGAAGCGATCGACGCCGGGGTGTTCCGCAAGAACATGGACCCGCACACCGCGCGCCTGATCACGCTGTCGGTCGGGAACTGGGCGATCATGTGGTTCAACCCGAAGGGCCGCCAGTCGGTCCGGGAGGTGTTCGGCAAGGTGGCCGACGAGATGCTCCAGGGGTTCCTCGCCCCCTGA
- a CDS encoding AMP-binding protein yields MTPHRLAFDHYVSYGERIRHLATSRPDDVALTFVTHPDGAAVELTWRELDARSDSFASGLAARGVGPDSLVVVKLRNSVEHVLTTVAVWKLGACVVPLRSDMPAREREQILRLAKPDVVVSLDPVPGYECLTPAEIETRQDPDWQLADARPGKAVCSGGSTGVPKLIFDPLPWGNPGAVAGTADGHALEPLARTIGFRHDQTQLVAGPLYHNAPFGWGYWGLFFGHHLVVLERFTPEMVVDCVERYGVNFMFAVPTMMMRIMRLDGVADRDWSSIESLFHGAASCPRWLKKQWMDLLGPSRVRELYGATEAIGASAITGDEWLAHEGSVGKPLGCDLRILDDDQRELPAGEVGMIYMRPHYPGPTYEYRGSEPAPSTSDGFITVGDFGRVDDEGYLYIADRRVDLIISGGANIFPAEVEEALLEHPEVADAAVIGLPHPEWGQTVHAVVQPADGSSLTAEALSEFMRGQLAAYKLPKTYELIARVPRDEAGKLRRSALLAERTGSA; encoded by the coding sequence ATGACACCGCACCGCCTCGCGTTCGACCACTACGTCTCCTACGGCGAGCGCATCCGGCACCTGGCGACGTCCCGCCCGGACGACGTGGCGCTGACGTTCGTCACCCACCCGGACGGCGCGGCTGTCGAACTGACGTGGCGGGAGCTGGACGCGCGCAGCGACTCCTTCGCCTCGGGCCTCGCGGCGCGGGGCGTCGGTCCGGACAGCCTGGTCGTGGTGAAACTGCGCAACTCGGTCGAGCACGTGCTGACCACCGTGGCCGTGTGGAAGCTCGGCGCCTGCGTGGTGCCGCTCCGCTCGGACATGCCGGCCCGGGAACGCGAGCAGATCCTGCGCCTGGCGAAACCCGACGTGGTCGTCTCGCTCGATCCGGTGCCCGGCTACGAGTGCCTCACCCCGGCGGAAATCGAGACCCGGCAGGACCCGGACTGGCAGCTCGCCGACGCCCGGCCGGGCAAGGCCGTGTGCTCCGGCGGCTCCACCGGCGTGCCCAAGCTCATCTTCGATCCCTTGCCATGGGGCAATCCCGGGGCCGTGGCGGGCACCGCTGACGGTCACGCGCTCGAACCGCTGGCCCGCACCATCGGGTTCCGGCACGACCAGACCCAGCTGGTCGCCGGCCCGCTGTACCACAACGCGCCCTTCGGCTGGGGGTACTGGGGGTTGTTCTTCGGCCACCACCTCGTCGTCCTGGAGCGGTTCACCCCGGAGATGGTCGTCGACTGCGTGGAACGGTACGGCGTGAACTTCATGTTCGCCGTCCCCACCATGATGATGCGGATCATGCGGCTGGACGGTGTCGCCGACCGCGACTGGTCCAGCATCGAGTCGCTGTTCCACGGCGCGGCGTCCTGCCCGCGGTGGCTGAAGAAGCAGTGGATGGACCTGCTCGGCCCGTCCCGGGTGCGCGAGCTCTACGGCGCCACCGAGGCCATCGGCGCCTCGGCGATCACCGGCGACGAGTGGCTCGCGCACGAAGGCAGCGTCGGCAAGCCGCTCGGGTGCGATCTGCGCATCCTCGACGACGACCAGCGCGAGCTGCCGGCCGGCGAGGTGGGCATGATCTACATGCGACCGCACTACCCGGGCCCCACCTACGAGTACCGCGGCAGCGAGCCCGCTCCGTCCACCAGCGACGGTTTCATCACGGTGGGGGACTTCGGCCGCGTCGACGACGAGGGGTACCTCTACATCGCCGACCGGCGGGTGGATCTGATCATTTCCGGCGGTGCCAACATCTTCCCCGCGGAGGTGGAGGAGGCGCTGCTGGAACACCCCGAGGTGGCCGACGCCGCTGTCATCGGCCTGCCGCACCCGGAGTGGGGTCAGACGGTGCACGCGGTGGTGCAGCCCGCCGACGGCTCGTCCCTGACGGCCGAGGCGCTGAGCGAGTTCATGCGCGGCCAGCTGGCGGCCTACAAGCTGCCGAAGACCTACGAGCTCATCGCCCGGGTCCCGCGCGACGAAGCCGGGAAGCTGCGCCGGTCCGCCCTCCTCGCGGAACGCACGGGTTCCGCCTGA
- a CDS encoding M20 metallopeptidase family protein, whose product MDILDDARGMQDDLAHLRSLLHSEPEVGLDLPRTQERVLRELDPLGLEITTGKTTSSVVGVLRGGARDEQDPHAVVLRADMDALPVRERTGLAFAATNGAMHACGHDLHTTSLIGAARLLHQHRDRIAGDVVFMFQPGEEGYDGAGIMVNDGVLDAAGYRADAAFALHVFSAGIPRGVLSSRTGPVMSASHRLRVRVNGAGGHGSMPHRAKDPVIAAAEMVTALQAMVTRRFDIFDPVVVTVGYLAAGTKHNVIPDDATFEATVRTFSGHTSGVILSRLEETLHGVAAAHGVGADIVFEEETLLTINTEREVRLAAEVAQSLLGEDRYRPLANPIAASEDFSRVLAKVPGAFLALGATPPGLDPESAPNNHSPHADFDPGVLPGAAAVYAELAIQQLARAA is encoded by the coding sequence ATGGACATCCTCGACGACGCCCGTGGCATGCAGGACGACCTGGCCCACCTCCGGAGCCTGCTGCACTCCGAACCCGAGGTGGGTCTCGACCTGCCGCGAACCCAGGAGCGCGTGTTGCGGGAGCTCGATCCCCTGGGGCTGGAGATCACCACCGGGAAGACGACCTCTTCGGTGGTCGGCGTGCTGCGCGGCGGCGCACGGGACGAGCAGGACCCGCACGCGGTCGTCCTGCGCGCGGACATGGACGCGCTGCCCGTCCGCGAGCGCACCGGTCTCGCCTTCGCGGCCACCAACGGTGCGATGCACGCCTGCGGGCACGACCTGCACACCACGTCCCTGATCGGCGCCGCGCGGCTGCTGCACCAGCACCGCGACCGGATCGCCGGGGACGTGGTGTTCATGTTCCAGCCGGGCGAAGAGGGCTACGACGGCGCGGGCATCATGGTGAACGACGGGGTGCTGGACGCGGCCGGCTACCGGGCCGACGCCGCCTTCGCCCTGCACGTGTTCTCGGCCGGGATTCCCCGCGGCGTGCTCAGCAGCCGCACCGGACCGGTCATGTCGGCCTCCCACCGGCTACGGGTGCGGGTGAACGGCGCCGGAGGCCACGGATCGATGCCGCACCGCGCGAAGGACCCGGTGATCGCGGCCGCGGAAATGGTCACGGCGCTGCAAGCCATGGTGACGCGGCGCTTCGACATCTTCGACCCGGTGGTGGTGACGGTCGGATACCTCGCGGCCGGTACGAAACACAACGTCATTCCCGACGACGCCACCTTCGAAGCGACCGTCCGGACCTTCTCCGGCCACACGTCCGGCGTGATCCTGTCGCGTCTGGAAGAGACCCTGCACGGCGTCGCGGCGGCGCACGGGGTCGGTGCGGACATCGTCTTCGAGGAGGAAACCCTGCTCACGATCAACACGGAGCGGGAGGTCCGGCTGGCGGCCGAGGTCGCGCAGTCCCTGCTCGGCGAGGACCGGTACCGGCCACTGGCCAATCCCATCGCCGCGTCCGAGGACTTCTCGCGCGTGCTGGCGAAAGTTCCGGGCGCGTTCCTCGCCCTGGGTGCCACGCCGCCCGGCCTGGACCCGGAATCCGCGCCGAACAACCACAGCCCGCACGCCGACTTCGATCCCGGCGTCCTGCCCGGTGCCGCCGCGGTCTACGCGGAACTGGCGATCCAGCAGCTGGCCCGCGCGGCCTGA
- a CDS encoding cyclase family protein, with protein MDEKHVPTYAELRKRTDAPAGSAWGVFGPDDELGTLNHLTPERVRAAAAAVRTGEVVNLNLPLEAFDPPMSPYRKSLQHNMYANYGYHRDEYLDSFYPQASTQIDGFRHIGHPVFGFYNGADPERFQPGDPFLGINRFTERGIVGRGVLVDVDRYRRAQGRPIDHAGAEGIPIGDVADAAADQGVEFRPGDILLIRTGWVHRHLHELTPQQRHDEKSPIHVSGLLASEETVEWLWDHQFAMIAVDNFGVEAYPAPDDSPFITEAERRGEVPRAYAGVMHNVLIALLGFPLGELWDLDGLAERCARDGRWDCLIVSTPLNLTGGTGSPANAVAVR; from the coding sequence ATGGACGAGAAGCACGTTCCGACCTACGCGGAACTACGAAAGCGCACCGACGCGCCGGCGGGTTCGGCCTGGGGCGTCTTCGGACCCGACGACGAGCTGGGCACCCTGAACCACCTCACCCCCGAGCGGGTCCGGGCGGCGGCCGCGGCGGTGCGCACCGGGGAGGTCGTCAACCTGAACCTGCCGCTCGAGGCGTTCGACCCGCCGATGAGCCCGTACCGCAAGAGCCTCCAGCACAACATGTACGCGAACTACGGGTACCACCGCGACGAGTACCTGGACAGCTTCTACCCGCAGGCGAGCACCCAGATCGACGGGTTCCGGCACATCGGCCACCCGGTGTTCGGCTTCTACAACGGCGCCGATCCGGAACGCTTCCAGCCGGGCGACCCGTTCCTCGGGATCAACCGCTTCACCGAACGCGGCATCGTCGGCCGCGGCGTACTGGTCGATGTGGACCGCTACCGCCGGGCGCAGGGCCGCCCCATCGACCACGCCGGGGCCGAAGGCATCCCGATCGGCGACGTCGCCGACGCGGCAGCGGACCAGGGCGTCGAATTCCGGCCCGGCGACATCCTGCTCATCCGGACCGGCTGGGTGCACCGCCACCTCCACGAACTGACTCCGCAGCAGCGCCACGACGAAAAGAGCCCGATCCACGTATCGGGGCTGCTGGCGAGCGAGGAAACCGTGGAATGGCTCTGGGACCACCAGTTCGCCATGATCGCCGTGGACAACTTCGGCGTGGAGGCGTATCCGGCGCCGGACGACTCACCGTTCATCACGGAAGCCGAACGCCGCGGTGAGGTGCCGCGCGCCTACGCCGGCGTCATGCACAACGTCCTGATCGCACTGCTCGGGTTCCCGCTCGGTGAGCTGTGGGACCTGGACGGCCTCGCGGAGCGCTGCGCCCGCGACGGCCGCTGGGACTGCCTCATCGTGTCCACACCGCTGAACCTGACCGGCGGGACCGGGTCACCCGCGAACGCCGTCGCGGTGCGGTGA
- a CDS encoding ABC transporter substrate-binding protein, translating into MKKRSSLVLVLLALLGPGGVAACGSADSGSSGDGYVLGAALPLSGAAASFGTAYQRGIDGCVNLVNERHDLPKPVTVKYVDTGAGETSKGIAAFTQLTTVDHATTVFSAYSSITTALAPLAQRTRVPVLNGGSLSPSLANQPWVWNTVPFLSSELSASVPYVKERMPDRKKAMLIYQDDVVGKDAVGLVRQAWEGDGRTLDTLPVAVQLASFSAQVDKVKAQDPDVIFLVHSGDPQAVLIQQLRSAGVTAQIVGASPFPTPAVLKLKEAEGSLFTLQAVDFSAKDPTTTGFLRLTGAKPGEGAIVGEADYCNGVLMWAQAAKRLVAEGKDVTGANLNDKFGSQGRIDAVGGTLELLPDHTLKSPIAINQVKDGAFTTVATVPAAG; encoded by the coding sequence ATGAAGAAACGAAGCAGCCTCGTGCTCGTACTTCTCGCACTGCTCGGTCCAGGAGGTGTGGCGGCCTGCGGATCCGCGGACTCCGGATCATCCGGCGACGGCTACGTGCTCGGCGCCGCGCTGCCGCTGAGCGGGGCGGCCGCCTCGTTCGGAACGGCCTACCAGCGCGGGATCGACGGCTGCGTGAACCTGGTCAACGAGCGGCACGACCTGCCCAAGCCGGTCACCGTGAAGTACGTGGACACCGGCGCCGGCGAGACCTCGAAGGGGATCGCGGCGTTCACCCAGCTCACCACGGTCGACCACGCCACGACCGTGTTCAGCGCGTACAGCTCGATCACCACCGCGCTCGCCCCGCTCGCCCAGCGCACCCGCGTGCCCGTGTTGAACGGCGGTTCGCTCAGCCCTTCCCTGGCGAACCAGCCGTGGGTGTGGAACACCGTTCCGTTCCTCAGCTCCGAACTGTCGGCCAGCGTGCCCTACGTGAAGGAACGCATGCCGGACCGCAAGAAGGCGATGCTGATCTACCAGGACGACGTGGTGGGCAAGGACGCCGTGGGCCTGGTCCGCCAGGCGTGGGAAGGCGACGGCCGCACGCTCGACACGCTGCCGGTGGCCGTGCAACTGGCCTCGTTCTCCGCGCAGGTCGACAAGGTCAAGGCGCAGGACCCCGATGTCATCTTCCTGGTGCACTCCGGCGACCCGCAGGCGGTGCTCATCCAGCAGTTGCGGAGTGCGGGCGTGACCGCCCAGATCGTCGGCGCCTCACCGTTCCCGACCCCGGCGGTCCTCAAGCTCAAGGAGGCCGAGGGGTCGCTGTTCACCCTGCAGGCGGTGGACTTCTCGGCCAAGGACCCGACCACGACCGGGTTCCTGCGGCTGACCGGCGCGAAACCCGGCGAAGGCGCGATCGTGGGCGAGGCGGACTACTGCAACGGCGTCCTGATGTGGGCGCAGGCCGCGAAGCGGCTGGTGGCCGAGGGTAAGGACGTCACCGGCGCGAACCTCAACGACAAGTTCGGCAGCCAGGGCCGCATCGACGCCGTCGGCGGGACCCTCGAGCTCCTGCCCGATCACACCCTCAAGTCGCCCATCGCCATCAACCAGGTCAAGGACGGGGCGTTCACCACGGTGGCCACCGTTCCCGCGGCCGGCTGA
- a CDS encoding branched-chain amino acid ABC transporter permease codes for MHELVQLAVGGLFLGGIYVLIAIGMSTILSVTGILHIAHGANLSLCALTFSALASTNILIAVLATTAVSLAFTMASYEFLYRPIGHRQTTLFPLFLVSFGLWIVGSSVLTLIFSATASHPRTSLNSTMDIGWLHLLKINLLAFGVAIACYAATRLFLAKTMTGSLMRAVACNRDMADVWGTPRRRAERVAFAMAALLAVPAGIFVAYTLGAYPTVGDTPLLIAFSTVILGGVGSIAGAAGAALLFGVIQGVAVWKLPATWQDGVVFGVFLLLILVSPRGLATLRTRRPAGTRSASK; via the coding sequence ATGCACGAGCTAGTTCAACTGGCGGTCGGCGGGTTGTTCCTGGGCGGGATCTACGTCCTGATCGCGATCGGCATGTCCACCATTCTCAGCGTCACCGGCATTCTGCACATCGCGCACGGCGCGAACCTCAGCCTGTGCGCCCTGACCTTTTCCGCACTGGCATCGACGAACATCCTGATCGCGGTGCTCGCCACGACCGCCGTGTCGCTGGCGTTCACCATGGCCAGTTACGAGTTCCTGTACCGGCCGATCGGCCACCGGCAGACGACGTTGTTCCCGCTGTTCCTGGTTTCGTTCGGGTTGTGGATCGTCGGCAGTTCGGTCCTGACCCTGATCTTCTCGGCCACCGCGTCCCACCCGCGCACCTCGCTCAACTCCACAATGGACATCGGTTGGCTGCACCTGCTGAAGATCAACCTCCTGGCGTTCGGGGTCGCGATCGCCTGTTACGCCGCGACGCGGTTGTTCCTGGCGAAAACCATGACCGGTTCGCTGATGCGGGCCGTGGCGTGCAACCGCGACATGGCAGACGTGTGGGGGACGCCGCGCCGGCGCGCGGAACGCGTCGCGTTCGCCATGGCTGCGCTGCTCGCGGTGCCGGCCGGGATATTCGTCGCGTACACCCTCGGTGCCTACCCGACGGTCGGGGACACGCCGTTGCTGATCGCGTTCTCGACCGTCATCCTCGGCGGCGTCGGGAGCATCGCGGGCGCCGCGGGTGCCGCGCTGCTCTTCGGGGTCATCCAGGGCGTCGCGGTGTGGAAGCTCCCGGCGACCTGGCAGGACGGCGTGGTGTTCGGGGTCTTCCTGCTGCTGATCCTCGTCAGTCCCCGTGGCCTCGCCACG